In Macadamia integrifolia cultivar HAES 741 chromosome 13, SCU_Mint_v3, whole genome shotgun sequence, one DNA window encodes the following:
- the LOC122059751 gene encoding ATP-dependent helicase BRM-like isoform X2, with amino-acid sequence MGSSNFPSSSGSMLLPQQSRKFIDLSQQRGASQTREESQTKGQGPEQHMQNPMHQAYVQYTLQATQQKPIFGNMQPQQQVNIGMVGPPTEKDQDMRTGDMKMQDLIAIQSQASASKKSVEHVHGERQVGQDPQKTSEQRGELKPLPQGLSVGQLMSPNMIRPVHVPQSQPSIQTIANNQFTMAQLQAMQAWALENKIDLSQPTNAHMIAQLLPIWQSRMTGLQKPNENNAGAPSSQQQMSKQHIMSSPPIIAESSANGNSSRDVSGQPGSLKPRQMIPSGALLNSAAAVMGNANNIQMQQLGVHNRQNQLSRQQIAFGNGLPPMHPPQQSVNMSQCLDNPPHTKSTSTSPETLPMRNFRQLPQLNRSSPQSVISSNDGGLVTHFPPQDGAPQIPQQRLGFTKQQLHVLKAQILAFRRLKRGEGSLPQEVLHSIAPPPLESQLQQVFVSPQGTTNHDRSPAMSSDEHARHLQSNNKAAQAAPLSRGQSLPKEESKEETGTGEEKAITSAGHVQGVTAVTKEPRQRGSAGKEELQGTSLAFKPDQEIERGHLNIAAKSDHTADDRKAVPPQVALSDAGQIKKPVQASMGPQPKDVGPESKYHGPLFDFPFFTRKHDSLGSAISVNVNSLTLAYDVKDLLFEEGLEVIDKKRTENLDKIGSLLAVNLERKRIQPDLVLMLQIEERKLRLLDLQARVRDEVDQQQQEIMAMPDRPYRKFVRLCERQRMELARQVQLSQKMMREKQLKSIFQWRKKFLEVHWAIRDARTARNRGVAKYHERMLREFSKRKDDDRNKRMEALKNNDVDRYREMLLEQQTSIPGDTAQRYAVLSSFLSQTEEYLYKLGGKITATKNQQEAVEAAAAAVAAARAQGLSEEEVKIAAACAGEEVMIRNQFSEMNAPKDSSSVNKYYNLAHAVNERITKQPSMLRAGTLRDYQLVGLQWMLSLYNNKLNGILADEMGLGKTVQVMALIAYLMEFKGNYGPHLIIVPNAVLVNWKSELHNWLPSVSCIFYVGAKDQRSKLFSQEVCAMKFNVLVTTYEFIMYDRSKLSKIDWKYIIIDEAQRMKDRESVLARDLDRYRCQRRLLLTGTPLQNDLKELWSLLNLLLPEVFDNRKAFHDWFSKPFQKDIPSHDTEDDWLETEKKVIIIHRLHQILEPFMLRRRLEDVEGSLPPKVSIVLKCRMSAIQGAIYDWIKSTGTLRVDPEDEMLRVQKNPLYQSKMYKTLNNRCMELRKTCNHPLLNYPYFQDLSKDFLVRSCGKLWILDRILIKLQRTGHRVLLFSTMTKLLDILEEYLQWRRLVYRRIDGTTSLEDRESAIVDFNSPDSDCFIFLLSIRAAGRGLNLQSADTVVIYDPDPNPKNEEQAVARAHRIGQKREVKVIYMEAVVDKISGHQKEDELRSGGTVDLEDDLAGKDRYMGSIESLIRNNIQQYKIDMADEVINAGRFDQRTTHEERRSTLETLLHDEERYQETVHDVPSLQEVNRMIARSEEEVELFDQMDEELDWAAEMTRYNQVPKWLQASTKEVNAAVANLSKKPSKNILSVSMGMESSEMVSDLSPIKTERKRGRPKSLSNGKKFTSYRELDDENEEFSEASSEERNRYSLCEEEGEIGELEDEEFSGAVGVLPINKDQLEETGPACDGDYKYPRASEGTRNDHRFEEAGSLGSSSESRRLAKMVSTCISSQKFGSLSALDARPGSLLKQMPDELEEGEIAESGDSHMNLQQSGSWIHDHDDCEDEQVLQPKIKRKRSIRLRPRNTLERVEEKSSSENPFLQPGNSYQLAFQVDHDHEAHLRTDPEIETFEERVAQRQDPSNLISKKRNLPSRRVANSLKQHVEKPNRLNCMVGPAEDAKEHSRESWDGKSVNTSRSDFFGAKMSNLTQRKVLLFLFLLWLPG; translated from the exons ATGGGTAGCAGCAACTTTCCTTCATCTTCTGGCTCCATGCTCTTGCCTCAACAGTCTAGGAAGTTCATTGATTTGTCTCAACAGCGTGGAGCCTCTCAAACTCGTGAGGAGAGCCAGACTAAGGGTCAGGGCCCGGAACAGCACATGCAGAATCCAATGCATCAAGCTTATGTTCAGTACACTTTGCAGGCTACCCAGCAGAAGCCAATTTTTGGAAATATGCAGCCACAGCAACAAGTTAATATAGGTATGGTTGGTCCACCAACTGAGAAAGATCAGGATATGCGTACAGGCGATATGAAAATGCAAGACCTCATCGCTATCCAGTCTCAGGCTTCTGCATCCAAGAAGTCAGTTGAACATGTGCATGGTGAGAGGCAGGTGGGGCAGGATCCACAGAAAACCTCTGAACAAAGGGGTGAGTTGAAGCCTCTCCCCCAAGGGCTATCGGTTGGGCAGTTAATGTCACCAAACATGATAAGGCCTGTTCATGTACCACAATCTCAACCGAGTATTCAAACCATTGCAAACAACCAATTCACGATGGCCCAATTGCAAGCTATGCAGGCATGGGCTTTGGAAAACAAAATTGATCTGTCTCAGCCTACCAATGCCCATATGATAGCTCAACTCCTTCCGATTTGGCAATCTAGAATGACTGGGCTTCAGAAGCCAAATGAAAACAATGCAGGTGCTCCATCTTCACAGCAGCAAATGTCAAAGCAACACATCATGTCTTCTCCACCAATTATTGCTGAGAGTTCTGCCAATGGGAACTCATCACGTGATGTATCTGGCCAACCTGGCTCTTTGAAGCCGAGGCAGATGATTCCATCTGGTGCTTTATTAAATTCTGCAGCTGCTGTGATGGGTAACGCTAATAACATCCAGATGCAACAGCTTGGTGTTCACAACAGGCAGAACCAGCTGTCTAGACAGCagattgcatttggaaatgggcTGCCTCCAATGCATCCACCTCAGCAATCTGTGAACATGAGTCAGTGTTTGGATAATCCACCTCATACAAAGAGTACCTCTACTAGCCCAGAAACTTTGCCGATGCGGAACTTCAGGCAGTTGCCACAGTTGAACCGATCCTCTCCACAATCTGTAATATCCTCTAATGACGGTGGATTGGTAACCCACTTCCCACCTCAGGATGGTGCTCCCCAGATACCACAACAGCGTCTTGGGTTTACCAAACAACAACTGCATGTCCTTAAAGCACAAATACTAGCATTCAGGCGTCTGAAG CGTGGGGAAGGCAGTCTTCCGCAGGAAGTTCTTCACTCTATAGCTCCTCCACCCCTTGAATCACAGCTGCAGCAGGTATTTGTTTCCCCCCAAGGGACAACTAACCATGACAGATCTCCTGCGATGAGTAGTGACGAACATGCAAGACATTTGCAGTCCAATAACAAGGCTGCACAGGCTGCACCTTTAAGCAGAGGTCAGTCTCTGCCAAAAGAGGAATCCAAAGAAGAAACCGGTACTGGAGAAGAGAAAGCAATTACATCAGCAGGTCACGTTCAAGGAGTGACAGCTGTTACGAAGGAGCCTAGGCAGAGGGGATCTGCTGGAAAGGAAGAGTTGCAAGGTACATCATTAGCTTTTAAACCAGATCAGGAAATTGAGCGGGGTCATTTGAATATAGCTGCTAAAAGTGATCACACGGCAGATGACAGAAAGGCTGTTCCGCCTCAGGTTGCTTTATCAGATGCAGGCCAAATTAAGAAACCAGTTCAAGCAAGCATGGGACCTCAGCCAAAAGATGTTGGCCCTGAAAGCAAGTACCATGGGCCGctttttgattttcctttctttactaGGAAACATGACTCCCTTGGCTCAGCAATCAGTGTTAACGTGAATAGTTTAACTCTGGCATATGATGTGAAGGATCTGCTTTTTGAGGAAGGCTTAGAGGTGATTGACAAGAAAAGGACAGAGAATCTCGATAAGATTGGTAGTTTATTAGCTGTGAACCTAGAGAGGAAGAGGATCCAGCCCGATCTTGTTTTGATGCTGCAAATTGAGGAAAGGAAACTTAGACTTTTAGATCTTCAAGCACGGGTGAGAGATGAGGTTGACCAACAACAGCAGGAGATAATGGCAATGCCTGACAGGCCATATCGGAAGTTTGTTCGACTATGTGAACGTCAGCGCATGGAGCTTGCTAGGCAAGTGCAGCTTTCtcagaagatgatgagagagaagcaactaaAATCCATTTTTCAATGGCGTAAAAAGTTTCTTGAGGTTCATTGGGCCATCCGTGATGCAAGAACTGCACGCAACAGGGGAGTTGCCAAATATCACGAGAGAATGCTCAGGGAATTTTCGAAGAGAAAGGATGATGATCGAAATAAAAGGATGGAGGCATTGAAGAATAATGATGTTGACAGGTATCGTGAAATGTTGCTGGAGCAGCAGACCAGCATCCCGGGTGATACTGCTCAGAGATATGCTGTCCTCTCATCTTTTCTTTCTCAGACAGAAGAATATCTTTATAAACTTGGAGGAAAGATTACAGCTACCAAGAATCAGCAAGAGGCGGTGGAGGCAGCTGCGGCTGCAGTGGCCGCTGCACGAGCTCAG GGTCTTTCGGAAGAAGAAGTTAAGATTGCAGCAGCTTGTGCTGGAGAAGAAGTGATGATAAGGAACCAGTTCTCTGAAATGAATGCACCTAAGGACAGTTCTTCTGTTAACAA GTATTACAATCTTGCACATGCTGTGAATGAAAGGATCACAAAGCAGCCCTCAATGTTACGTGCTGGGACTTTAAGAGACTATCAGCTT GTTGGCTTGCAATGGATGCTTTCTTTATACAACAACAAATTAAATGGGATTTTGGCAGATGAGATGGGTCTTGGGAAGACTGTACag GTAATGGCATTGATTGCTTATTTGATGGAGTTCAAGGGGAACTATGGGCCACATCTTATTATTGTTCCAAATGCCGTTTTGGTTAATTGGAAG aGTGAATTGCATAATTGGCTTCCATCTGTGTCATGCATTTTCTATGTTGGTGCTAaagatcaaagatcaaagttaTTTTCTCAG GAGGTTTGTGCGATGAAATTTAATGTACTTGTTACAACTTACGAGTTTATCATGTACGACCGCTCAAAGTTATCAAAAATTGATTGGAAGTACATCATAATTGATGAGGCCCAACGAATGAAGGATAGGGAGTCAGTTCTAGCACGTGACCTTGATAGGTATCGTTGCCAAAGGCGTCTACTTCTTACTGGAACGCCATTACAG AATGATCTGAAGGAGCTGTGGTCACTTTTGAATTTGCTCCTCCCGGAAGTGTTTGATAATCGCAAAGCCTTCCATGATTggttctcaaagccctttcaaAAAGATATTCCTTCACATGATACCGAGGATGATTGGCTTGAGACAGAGAAAAAGGTGATCATTATCCACAGACTTCATCAAATTCTGGAGCCTTTTATGCTTAGACGTCGACTTGAGGATGTGGAAGGGTCACTCCCCCCCAAG GTGTCCATTGTGTTGAAATGTAGAATGTCAGCCATTCAAGGTGCTATTTATGATTGGATCAAATCCACTGGCACTCTTCGGGTTGATCCTGAGGATGAGATGCTGAGGGTTCAAAAGAATCCACTTTACCAGTCGAAAATGTATAAGACTCTCAATAATAGATGCATGGAGCTTCGCAAAACTTGCAATCATCCTTTGCTTAATTATCCATATTTTCAGGACTTATCTAAGGACTTCCTTGTGAGGTCTTGTGGGAAACTTTGGATCCTAGACAGAATTCTTATAAAACTTCAAAGAACAGGACACCGGGTATTGCTATTTAGTACCATGACAAAGCTTCTTGATATATTGGAGGAATACTTGCAGTGGCGGCGGCTTGTGTATAGACGAATTGATGGGACAACTAGCTTAGAAGACCGTGAATCAGCTATTGTAGATTTCAATAGCCCTGATTCTGATTGTTTCATCTTCTTGCTTAGTATCCGTGCTGCTGGACGAGGACTAAATTTGCAGTCTGCAGATACAGTTGTCATTTATGACCCTGATCCGAACCCTAAAAATGAGGAACAAGCAGTGGCTAGGGCCCATCGTATTGGACAGAAGAGAGAGGTCAAAGTCATCTATATGGAAGCAGTTGTCGACAAAATCTCAGGCCATCAGAAAGAAGATGAATTAAGGAGTGGAGGCACAGTTGACTTAGAAGATGACCTTGCGGGTAAAGATCGATATATGGGATCCATTGAGAGCCTTATACGCAATAATATTCAGCAATATAAGATTGATATGGCAGATGAGGTTATAAATGCTGGCCGTTTTGATCAGAGGACAACACATGAAGAAAGACGCTCGACTTTAGAGACATTATTGCATGATGAAGAGAGATATCAAGAAACGGTACATGATGTCCCCTCCCTGCAGGAGGTTAATCGTATGATAGCTCGGAGTGAAGAAGAAGTTGAACTGTTTGATCAAATGGATGAGGAGCTGGATTGGGCTGCAGAGATGACAAGGTACAACCAGGTGCCTAAGTGGCTTCAAGCCAGTACCAAGGAGGTAAATGCTGCAGTTGCTAATTTATCAAAGAAGCCATCAAAGAATATTTTATCTGTGAGTATGGGCATGGAATCCAGTGAAATGGTTTCAGATTTATCACCTATTAAAACAGAGCGGAAAAGGGGGCGACCAAAGAGCTTGTCAAATGGCAAAAAGTTCACTAGTTACAGGGAGTTagatgatgaaaatgaagaattttCTGAGGCAAGTTCAGAAGAGAGGAACAGGTATTCATTGTgtgaagaggaaggagaaattGGGGAGCTTGAGGATGAGGAATTTAGTGGTGCTGTTGGTGTGCTGCCGATTAATAAGGACCAATTAGAAGAGACTGGGCCTGCTTGTGATGGTGATTACAAGTATCCTCGGGCCTCAGAAGGCACCAGAAATGATCACAGATTTGAAGAAGCTGGTTCCTTGGGGTCATCTTCAGAGAGTCGAAGATTGGCTAAGATGGTGTCTACTTGTATATCTTCCCAGAAGTTTGGATCTCTTTCAGCCTTGGATGCTCGGCCGGGTTCTCTTTTAAAACAAATG CCAGATGAACTAGAGGAAGGAGAGATTGCTGAATCAGGTGATTCCCACATGAACCTTCAACAATCTGGAAGTTGGATTCATGATCATGATGACTGTGAAGATGAACAGGTTTTGCAACCCAAAATAAAGCGAAAGCGTAGTATTCGTCTTCGGCCTAGAAATACTTTAGAAAGGGTTGAAGAAAAGTCCAGCAGTGAAAATCCATTTCTGCAGCCTGGGAATTCATATCAGTTGGCATTTCAAGTGGACCACGATCATGAAGCACATTTAAGGACTGATCCTGAAATTGAAACATTTGAAGAGCGTGTTGCTCAAAGGCAAGATCCTAGcaatttaatttcaaaaaagagaaatttaccATCAAGGAGGGTTGCAAATTCTTTGAAACAGCATGTGGAAAAACCTAACAGATTAAATTGCATGGTGGGACCTGCAGAGGATGCCAAAGAACACTCTAGAGAAAGTTGGGATGGTAAATCTGTAAACACAAGTAGGTCTGATTTCTTTGGTGCAAAGATGTCTAACCTCACTCAAAGAAAG